The proteins below are encoded in one region of Anaerobaca lacustris:
- a CDS encoding sensor histidine kinase yields the protein MGRRTASRDQTASRVADQTAQALRERVKELSCLYRISRVSARSFISPDKVLQCIVELIPPAWQYPEIAAARIVLDGKRYETSGFMEGRRRQATEVVVEGKCRGVVEVVYTEERPCPEDGPFLKDERSLLNAIARQIAVVVEHQQAEEERARLQNQLMHADRLATIGQLAAGVAHELNEPLSSILGFAQLLQRNAALPDGGRKDIEKIVTASLHAREIIKKLLLFARQTPTFRGPVNLNQVIVGAIDLFRHHFEKEGIELACALCPEMPLLAGDAGQLTQVLVNLVVNAVQAMPDGGRLLVRTEVHDGHVICIVEDTGMGMTEEVQNRLFLPFFTTKEVNQGTGLGLPVVHGIVTAHGGTVEVASAPGAGTTFTIRLPIEPTPYWEDRPES from the coding sequence ATGGGCAGACGAACGGCGAGCAGGGATCAAACCGCCTCGCGGGTCGCAGATCAGACGGCTCAGGCGCTTCGCGAACGAGTAAAGGAATTGAGCTGTCTGTACCGCATCAGCCGGGTTTCGGCGAGGTCCTTCATCTCGCCGGACAAGGTGCTTCAGTGCATTGTCGAGCTGATTCCGCCGGCATGGCAGTACCCGGAAATCGCCGCCGCCCGGATCGTGCTGGACGGAAAACGGTATGAGACGTCCGGCTTCATGGAGGGCCGGCGGCGACAGGCGACCGAGGTAGTCGTAGAGGGCAAGTGCCGAGGCGTGGTCGAGGTCGTCTACACAGAGGAAAGGCCCTGCCCGGAGGATGGCCCCTTCCTGAAGGACGAGCGGAGCCTGTTGAACGCCATCGCCAGACAGATCGCCGTCGTCGTCGAACACCAGCAGGCGGAGGAGGAGAGGGCCCGGCTGCAGAACCAACTTATGCACGCAGACCGCCTGGCCACCATTGGGCAGTTGGCGGCGGGCGTCGCGCACGAGTTGAACGAGCCGCTCAGCAGCATTCTCGGTTTTGCCCAGTTGCTTCAGCGCAATGCGGCGCTGCCCGACGGCGGCCGAAAGGACATCGAGAAGATCGTAACCGCCTCCCTGCACGCCCGAGAGATCATCAAGAAGCTGCTGCTGTTCGCCCGGCAGACGCCCACCTTCCGGGGACCGGTGAATCTCAACCAGGTGATCGTGGGGGCCATCGACCTGTTCAGGCACCATTTCGAGAAAGAGGGCATCGAGCTGGCCTGCGCGCTTTGTCCGGAAATGCCCCTGCTGGCGGGTGATGCCGGCCAGTTGACCCAGGTGCTGGTCAATCTCGTCGTGAACGCCGTTCAGGCCATGCCGGACGGAGGCCGACTTCTCGTGCGGACAGAGGTGCACGACGGTCATGTCATCTGTATCGTGGAAGATACGGGAATGGGCATGACCGAGGAGGTCCAGAACCGACTGTTCCTGCCCTTCTTCACGACAAAAGAGGTGAACCAGGGAACCGGTCTGGGCCTGCCCGTGGTCCATGGGATCGTCACGGCGCATGGGGGGACAGTTGAAGTGGCGAGCGCGCCGGGGGCGGGAACGACCTTCACCATTCGACTGCCCATCGAGCCAACCCCGTACTGGGAGGACAGGCCCGAATCATGA
- a CDS encoding sigma-54-dependent transcriptional regulator, with the protein MNSPDRQETILVVDDTPSTLEVLQRSLTAEGYITYTAPNAVDALGFLDGNAIDLVITDLKMPKLSGIDLIRHIRENYKNVAVMMITGYATVESAVEAVKSGAEEYVSKPFTDAELFAAVRRVLDKLKRRREAARRPVSRPDRAHGLVGESHAMQKVFAAIHKASSTSATVLITGESGSGKELVARAIHYGSARASAPFVPVNCGGIPEGLLESELFGYVRGAFTGAHESRAGFFQTADGGTIFLDEIGETSVAMQVKLLRVLQDKEVRMVGDSRGRKVDVRIIAATNKDLPGLIQSRVFREELYYRINVVAIEVPPLRARVGDIPLLVRHFAEKFASELRKPVPRFSERAMAALQDYAWPGNARELENAIQRLVVMNDDEVIEVPDLPSSARFSAQRTTVVNRTLAEVEAEHIRNVLASTGGNKTRAAQILGIDRKTLRKKTIEYHLDP; encoded by the coding sequence ATGAATTCGCCCGATCGCCAAGAGACGATTCTCGTCGTCGACGATACCCCCAGTACGCTGGAAGTCCTCCAACGAAGCCTGACGGCCGAAGGGTATATCACCTACACCGCCCCCAACGCCGTCGATGCGCTGGGCTTTCTCGACGGGAACGCCATCGACCTGGTCATCACCGACCTGAAGATGCCCAAACTCAGCGGCATCGACCTGATCCGGCACATTCGTGAGAACTACAAAAACGTCGCCGTGATGATGATCACCGGATATGCCACCGTGGAGAGCGCGGTCGAAGCCGTCAAAAGTGGAGCGGAGGAATACGTGTCGAAACCCTTCACCGACGCGGAACTCTTCGCGGCGGTGCGTCGAGTGCTCGACAAGCTCAAACGCCGACGCGAGGCGGCCAGGCGGCCTGTGTCCAGGCCCGATCGCGCGCACGGCCTCGTCGGCGAATCGCACGCGATGCAGAAAGTCTTCGCGGCGATCCACAAGGCCTCTTCGACCTCGGCGACCGTTCTGATCACCGGAGAAAGCGGCAGCGGCAAAGAGTTGGTGGCGCGGGCGATTCACTACGGCAGCGCCCGGGCCTCCGCGCCGTTCGTGCCGGTCAACTGCGGCGGCATTCCGGAGGGCCTGCTGGAGAGCGAACTGTTCGGATACGTCAGAGGGGCGTTCACCGGCGCCCACGAATCGCGGGCCGGGTTCTTCCAGACCGCCGACGGCGGCACGATCTTCCTCGATGAGATCGGCGAGACGAGCGTCGCCATGCAGGTCAAGCTGCTGCGAGTGCTCCAGGACAAGGAAGTGCGTATGGTGGGCGACTCGCGCGGGCGCAAGGTGGATGTGAGGATTATCGCCGCGACGAACAAGGACCTGCCGGGCCTCATTCAGAGCCGGGTGTTCCGCGAGGAACTGTACTACCGAATCAACGTCGTCGCAATCGAGGTGCCTCCCCTGCGGGCTCGGGTCGGCGACATTCCGCTGCTGGTGCGGCACTTCGCGGAGAAGTTCGCCTCGGAACTGCGCAAGCCGGTCCCGCGTTTTTCCGAGCGGGCGATGGCGGCCCTGCAAGACTACGCCTGGCCGGGCAATGCGCGGGAACTGGAGAACGCCATCCAGCGCCTCGTCGTCATGAACGACGACGAGGTTATCGAGGTCCCCGACCTGCCGTCGTCTGCGCGATTCTCGGCCCAGCGTACGACCGTCGTGAACCGGACCCTGGCCGAGGTGGAGGCCGAGCACATCCGCAACGTCCTGGCCAGCACCGGCGGCAACAAGACGCGAGCGGCCCAGATCCTCGGGATCGATCGCAAGACCCTGCGCAAAAAGACCATCGAATACCATCTGGACCCGTGA